One region of Scomber scombrus chromosome 10, fScoSco1.1, whole genome shotgun sequence genomic DNA includes:
- the LOC133987191 gene encoding galactose-specific lectin nattectin-like: MPGHCCEKCPAGWTEFDSRCFMFHFAAMDWSDAEKTCIELGGNLASIQTAEDYNALREMVNRATGTDRHTWLGGYDAVKEGAWKWSDGSKFEFSGWFKGEPNNARGLEHCMEMNYNGRDYVNDMKCNERRSFICAKDTISEPQ, from the exons ATGCCAG GGCATTGTTGTGAGAAGTGCCCCGCTGGTTGGACTGAGTTTGACTCTCGCTGCTTCATGTTTCACTTTGCTGCGATGGACTGGTCTGATGCTGAG AAAACTTGCATTGAACTCGGTGGGAATCTGGCTTCAATCCAAACAGCGGAGGATTACAATGCCCTCAGAGAGATGGTTAATAGAGCAACaggcacagacagacacacttgGCTTGGAGGCTATGATGCAGTTAAG gaGGGTGCGTGGAAGTGGAGTGATGGCTCAAAGTTTGAATTCAGTGGCTGGTTCAAAGGGGAGCCAAACAATGCTCGAGGACTAGAACACTGTATGGAGATGAACTATAACG GACGGGACTACGTCAACGACATGAAGTGTAATGAGAGGAGATCTTTCATTTGTGCCAAGGACACAATATCTGAGCCACAATAA